A portion of the Roseovarius sp. SCSIO 43702 genome contains these proteins:
- a CDS encoding amino acid ABC transporter permease — translation MTAMTDPQKESFRLSMLLNDTRYRSYTFQFIALVALIAAFAYLGSNLAANLRAAGLNISYEFLEEPSNYDINQTLIEYTSRSSHWRAAVVGVLNTLLVAFLACVTATIFGVIAGVLRLSNNWLVRKLMAAYVEAFRNVPVLIWIIIIFTIMTAVLPAPRDFRGDEAEASMVLGAFAFTNRGVYIPKPIFEPLGWVVLFVFVASIIGAVLYRRYATKLLYDTGKLLPMGWPTVAILFLPTIVAYFILGMPISLEYPELGGFNFRGGIQILGSLIALWFALAIYTGAFIAENVRAGILSVSRGQTEAAASLGLRPRRIMNLVVLPQALRVIVPPLISNYLNITKNSSLAIAVGYMDITGTLGGITLNQTGRAIESVLLLMLFYLLISLAISAVMNVYNNSIRLKER, via the coding sequence ATGACCGCAATGACCGACCCTCAGAAGGAGTCGTTCCGGCTATCCATGCTGTTGAACGACACGCGCTATCGGTCCTACACGTTTCAGTTCATCGCCCTCGTCGCGCTGATTGCGGCCTTCGCCTACCTGGGGTCCAACCTTGCGGCGAACCTTCGGGCCGCAGGTCTGAACATCTCGTATGAATTTCTCGAAGAACCCTCGAACTACGACATCAACCAGACGCTGATCGAGTATACCAGCCGCAGTTCGCACTGGCGGGCGGCGGTCGTGGGCGTGCTGAACACGCTCCTCGTGGCGTTCCTCGCCTGCGTCACCGCGACGATCTTCGGGGTCATCGCGGGCGTGCTGCGACTGTCGAACAACTGGCTCGTCCGCAAGCTCATGGCGGCCTATGTCGAGGCGTTCCGCAACGTGCCGGTCCTCATCTGGATCATCATCATCTTCACGATCATGACGGCTGTGCTGCCCGCACCGCGTGATTTTCGGGGGGATGAAGCCGAGGCCTCGATGGTGCTGGGTGCCTTCGCGTTCACCAATCGCGGCGTCTATATTCCCAAGCCGATCTTCGAGCCGCTCGGCTGGGTCGTGCTGTTCGTTTTCGTTGCCTCCATCATCGGCGCCGTGCTTTATCGTCGTTATGCGACGAAGCTTCTCTACGACACGGGCAAGCTTCTCCCGATGGGGTGGCCGACCGTCGCCATCCTTTTCCTGCCGACTATCGTCGCGTACTTCATCCTGGGGATGCCGATCAGCCTTGAATATCCCGAGCTGGGCGGGTTCAACTTCCGGGGGGGGATTCAGATCCTCGGATCGCTCATCGCGCTGTGGTTCGCGCTGGCGATCTACACCGGCGCCTTCATCGCCGAGAACGTGCGCGCGGGGATCCTTTCGGTGTCGCGGGGTCAGACCGAGGCTGCCGCGTCGCTTGGCCTGCGTCCGCGCCGGATCATGAACCTCGTCGTGCTGCCGCAGGCGCTTCGGGTGATCGTGCCGCCGCTCATCTCCAACTATCTCAACATCACCAAGAACAGCTCTCTCGCCATCGCGGTGGGCTACATGGACATCACCGGCACGCTTGGCGGGATCACCCTCAACCAGACGGGTCGCGCGATCGAGTCGGTGCTGCTTCTGATGCTGTTCTACCTGCTGATTTCTCTGGCGATTTCGGCGGTCATGAACGTCTACAACAATTCCATCCGGCTGAAGGAGCGTTGA
- a CDS encoding amino acid ABC transporter substrate-binding protein, with the protein MKKSVFLGALTVAGLAAGASAAATLDDVKARGKLNCGVTTGLVGFAAPDENGRWEGFDVGLCRAVAAAVLGDPDAVEFVPTTGKTRFTALASGEIDMLARNTTWTFSRDNDLKFDFVGINYYDGQGFMVPKSLGVSSAKELDGATVCIQTGTTTELNLADYFRANNISYEPVPIETNAEGQQQYIAGACDAYTTDASGLAATRAAFENPGDHVILPEIVSKEPLGPLVRHGDNEWGDVVRWTLNALIAAEEYGVTSANVGDMSAQAGDNPEVNRLLGTEGNLGEMIGLDKDWAKRAIMAGGNYGELFEKNIGENTPIGLARGLNAQWTDGGLLYSPPFR; encoded by the coding sequence ATGAAAAAATCCGTATTTCTTGGTGCGCTGACGGTTGCCGGCCTTGCCGCCGGTGCATCGGCGGCCGCGACACTTGACGACGTCAAGGCGCGCGGCAAGCTGAACTGTGGCGTCACCACCGGGCTTGTCGGCTTTGCCGCACCGGATGAAAACGGCCGCTGGGAAGGCTTCGACGTCGGCCTGTGCCGCGCCGTGGCCGCCGCCGTTCTGGGCGATCCCGACGCCGTCGAATTCGTGCCGACCACCGGCAAGACCCGCTTCACGGCACTTGCCTCGGGCGAGATCGACATGCTGGCGCGCAACACCACGTGGACCTTCTCGCGTGACAACGACCTGAAGTTCGACTTCGTCGGCATCAACTACTACGACGGCCAGGGCTTCATGGTTCCCAAGAGCCTGGGCGTCAGCTCGGCCAAGGAACTCGACGGCGCGACCGTCTGCATCCAGACCGGCACGACGACCGAGCTGAACCTCGCGGACTACTTCCGCGCCAACAACATCAGCTATGAGCCGGTGCCGATCGAGACCAACGCCGAAGGTCAGCAGCAGTACATCGCGGGCGCCTGCGACGCTTACACGACCGACGCTTCGGGTCTGGCCGCGACGCGTGCCGCGTTCGAAAACCCCGGCGATCACGTGATCCTGCCGGAAATCGTCTCGAAAGAGCCGCTCGGCCCGCTCGTCCGTCACGGCGACAACGAATGGGGTGACGTGGTCCGCTGGACCCTGAACGCCCTGATCGCCGCCGAAGAATACGGCGTGACCTCGGCCAATGTGGGCGACATGTCGGCCCAGGCCGGCGACAATCCGGAAGTCAACCGTCTGCTCGGCACCGAGGGCAACCTGGGCGAGATGATCGGTCTCGACAAGGACTGGGCCAAGCGCGCCATCATGGCGGGCGGCAACTACGGCGAACTGTTCGAGAAGAACATCGGTGAGAACACGCCGATCGGCCTCGCGCGCGGTCTGAACGCGCAGTGGACCGATGGCGGTCTCCTCTACTCGCCCCCGTTCCGCTAA
- a CDS encoding ATP12 family chaperone protein, with translation MSEWKARRFWDAATVEKADQGHTVHLDGRPVRTPAKRPLVVPTEALAREIAAEWDAQEGVIDPRAMPFTQSANAAIDKVAVQKDEVADMIAAYGESDLLCYRAEAPAELAARQAAEWTPYLDWAESDLSAPLIAVNGVMPHPQDPRAVRALRERVRAQDIFALTALHDLVSLSGSLILGLAAQMGRAAPEELWRVSRVDEDWQREQWGDDEEAAALAARKKAAFLHAARFFVLSRD, from the coding sequence ATGAGCGAATGGAAGGCGCGGCGTTTCTGGGACGCCGCCACCGTCGAGAAGGCCGATCAGGGGCACACCGTCCACCTGGATGGGCGTCCCGTGCGCACGCCGGCCAAACGCCCCCTCGTGGTGCCGACCGAGGCGCTGGCGCGCGAGATCGCCGCGGAATGGGACGCGCAGGAGGGCGTGATCGACCCACGCGCGATGCCCTTCACCCAAAGCGCCAACGCCGCGATCGACAAGGTCGCGGTCCAGAAGGACGAGGTTGCCGACATGATCGCCGCCTATGGGGAAAGCGATCTGCTGTGCTACCGCGCCGAGGCGCCCGCCGAACTCGCAGCCCGGCAGGCCGCGGAATGGACGCCGTATCTCGATTGGGCCGAATCGGACCTGTCAGCCCCGCTGATCGCCGTGAACGGGGTCATGCCCCACCCGCAAGATCCCCGCGCGGTCAGGGCGCTGCGCGAAAGGGTCAGGGCGCAGGATATCTTCGCCCTCACGGCGCTTCACGATCTGGTCAGCCTCTCCGGCTCGCTGATCCTCGGACTTGCGGCGCAAATGGGCCGTGCCGCGCCCGAGGAGCTTTGGCGCGTGTCGCGCGTGGACGAGGACTGGCAGCGCGAGCAATGGGGCGACGACGAGGAGGCCGCGGCCCTCGCGGCGCGGAAGAAGGCGGCGTTTCTGCATGCGGCCCGGTTCTTTGTCCTCTCCCGCGACTGA
- a CDS encoding HAD-IA family hydrolase, producing the protein MKDARLRLVIFDVDGTLVDSQADILSAMSAAFAGERLPMPHREQVLGIVGLSLPEAMLRLAPDRDEAVRARMVAGYKDAYMTLRARSGVAQSSPFYPGARAILDRLGAVPDVLLGVATGKSQRGLDKLIEGHGLQGVFVTRQVADHHPSKPHPAMIEAALSETGVDAQDAVMVGDTVYDLDMARAAGVTAIAVSWGYHPPDTLRHADAVIDAFDALPGVLNTMWGTVI; encoded by the coding sequence ATGAAAGATGCGCGGCTCCGACTGGTCATCTTCGACGTCGACGGCACCCTGGTCGACAGCCAGGCCGACATCCTTTCGGCCATGTCCGCCGCTTTCGCGGGCGAACGCCTCCCGATGCCGCACCGCGAGCAGGTTCTGGGAATCGTCGGCCTCTCGCTTCCCGAGGCGATGCTGCGCCTGGCGCCCGACCGGGACGAGGCTGTGCGGGCGCGGATGGTCGCGGGTTACAAGGATGCCTACATGACGCTGCGTGCCCGCTCCGGCGTGGCGCAATCCTCGCCTTTCTATCCCGGTGCGCGCGCCATTCTCGACCGATTGGGCGCGGTGCCGGACGTCCTGCTCGGCGTTGCGACGGGAAAATCGCAGCGCGGACTCGACAAGCTGATCGAGGGGCACGGCCTCCAGGGTGTCTTCGTCACGCGGCAGGTGGCCGATCATCACCCGTCCAAACCGCATCCCGCGATGATCGAGGCCGCGCTATCTGAAACCGGTGTCGACGCGCAGGATGCGGTGATGGTGGGCGATACGGTCTACGATCTCGACATGGCGCGCGCGGCGGGCGTGACGGCGATCGCGGTCAGCTGGGGGTATCATCCGCCCGACACCCTGCGCCATGCCGACGCGGTCATAGACGCGTTCGATGCCCTTCCGGGCGTGTTGAACACGATGTGGGGAACGGTGATATGA
- a CDS encoding RluA family pseudouridine synthase has product MSGVRTLTIGAEDADQRLDRWLRRMFPHLGQGRIEKMCRKGELRIDGGRVKPATRLEAGQTVRIPPIPDPEAEPRPLTPRVSDADARMIREAVIYRDDHVIALNKPPGLPVQGGSKQTRHVDGLAAALRFGLEESPRLVHRLDKDTSGVLLLARSRSVASKLTAAFRHRATRKIYWAAVAGVPQPRMGTIKYGLIKAPGHGKGGEGEKMLCLHPRAVDETPGAKHATTDYAVLENAGQRTAWVALVPVTGRTHQLRAHMAELGHPIIGDGKYGGSGQENLGDGWGAQLGGDVSRKLHLHARSLTIKHPVTRATLHLTAPMPEHMLRTWDLFQWQADEVPEDPFEEPQP; this is encoded by the coding sequence ATGAGCGGAGTGCGCACGCTCACCATCGGCGCCGAAGACGCCGACCAGCGGCTCGACCGCTGGCTCAGGCGGATGTTTCCGCATCTGGGGCAGGGCCGTATCGAGAAGATGTGCCGCAAGGGAGAGTTGCGTATCGACGGCGGGCGCGTCAAACCCGCGACACGGCTCGAGGCGGGCCAGACGGTGCGCATCCCCCCCATTCCCGACCCCGAGGCCGAGCCCCGGCCCCTCACCCCGCGCGTGAGCGATGCCGATGCCCGCATGATCCGCGAGGCGGTGATCTATCGCGACGATCATGTCATCGCCCTCAACAAGCCGCCGGGCCTGCCGGTGCAGGGCGGGTCAAAGCAGACGCGGCACGTGGATGGCCTCGCCGCCGCGCTGCGTTTCGGTCTCGAGGAAAGCCCGCGCCTGGTCCACCGGCTCGACAAGGATACCTCGGGCGTGCTGCTTCTCGCCCGGTCGCGCTCGGTCGCGTCGAAGCTCACCGCCGCGTTCCGCCACCGCGCCACGCGCAAGATCTACTGGGCCGCCGTCGCGGGCGTGCCGCAACCTCGGATGGGCACGATAAAATACGGCCTGATCAAGGCGCCGGGCCACGGCAAGGGTGGCGAGGGCGAGAAGATGCTCTGCCTGCATCCCCGCGCGGTGGACGAGACCCCCGGCGCGAAGCATGCCACCACGGACTACGCGGTGCTCGAGAACGCGGGTCAGCGCACGGCCTGGGTCGCGCTCGTGCCGGTAACGGGCCGCACCCACCAGCTTCGTGCGCACATGGCCGAACTGGGCCATCCCATCATCGGCGACGGGAAATACGGCGGCTCGGGGCAGGAAAACCTCGGTGACGGCTGGGGCGCGCAGCTTGGCGGAGACGTGAGCCGCAAGCTTCACCTTCACGCCCGCTCGCTCACGATCAAGCATCCGGTGACGCGTGCCACGCTGCATCTCACCGCGCCCATGCCCGAGCACATGCTGCGAACATGGGACCTGTTTCAGTGGCAGGCCGACGAGGTCCCGGAGGATCCGTTCGAGGAGCCTCAGCCATGA
- the crcB gene encoding fluoride efflux transporter CrcB, whose product MIMSFLQVALGGAIGAALRYGAGLALVRHVQSGFPVAILSVNVLGSFLMGLFVVWSVLRGVAHWNLFVMTGILGGFTTFSAFSLEAVMLLERGHWGSALLYIGLSVILSIAALAAGAALARGVWA is encoded by the coding sequence ATGATCATGTCCTTCCTTCAGGTCGCCTTGGGCGGCGCGATCGGCGCGGCGCTTCGCTACGGCGCGGGCCTCGCTCTGGTGCGGCACGTCCAGTCGGGCTTTCCCGTCGCCATCCTGTCGGTCAACGTGCTGGGCTCGTTTCTCATGGGGCTCTTCGTGGTCTGGTCCGTTCTGCGCGGGGTGGCGCATTGGAACCTGTTCGTGATGACCGGCATCCTCGGCGGCTTCACGACCTTTTCGGCCTTCTCGCTCGAGGCGGTGATGCTGCTCGAGCGCGGGCACTGGGGCAGTGCCCTGCTCTATATCGGCCTTTCCGTCATCCTCTCCATCGCCGCGCTCGCGGCGGGGGCGGCACTGGCGCGCGGGGTCTGGGCATGA